From Actinoplanes oblitus, a single genomic window includes:
- a CDS encoding ABC transporter permease codes for MIRLSGRLRTATIIGIQGIRARKLRTFLSMVSLFLGVLAVVVVQAGAGIAERLQLADVELNSGVDGSKALYVPSMTGASQAVADTVRSRTDAVGLFNLSAIIGEPGVRPVNEGGSPFDQDWGGGNSQICNQNGCYDPNEGAPRGQAIELRLTALTGDVRPFRPYQVKSGQWLDFGTAPMMAPRLVLNEEAAKGFTRYQVPAEMRVPGATANLTPRFVGVIKDGDASPHAYLRLDELTSWLPLARLGDPNTMGDIQVAMAAGTPVEPVLIAKLTGLGAQGLAAETINTRKQMKDQLNLLRLIFLAMAGLVLVIGAAGVLNVGLATVGERIEEFALRRAVGTPRAVLAGIVLAETLLTGLLTAALAIGLSVAGLKVLSAVLGSSEPFLQNVEFPWSAGVSGIVAGLVAGILGGFVPALRAARIPIATVMRA; via the coding sequence ATGATCCGTCTCTCCGGCCGGCTGCGCACCGCCACGATCATCGGGATACAGGGCATCCGGGCCCGCAAACTGCGCACCTTCCTGTCCATGGTCAGCCTGTTCCTCGGCGTCCTCGCCGTCGTCGTGGTCCAGGCCGGCGCCGGCATCGCCGAACGCCTCCAGCTCGCCGACGTCGAACTGAACTCCGGCGTCGACGGCAGCAAGGCGCTCTACGTACCGTCGATGACCGGCGCGAGCCAGGCCGTCGCGGACACCGTGCGCAGCCGTACCGACGCGGTCGGCCTGTTCAACCTCAGCGCGATCATCGGCGAGCCCGGGGTGCGCCCGGTCAACGAGGGCGGGTCGCCGTTCGACCAGGACTGGGGCGGCGGCAACTCGCAGATCTGCAACCAGAACGGCTGCTACGACCCGAACGAGGGCGCACCGCGGGGGCAGGCGATCGAGCTGCGGCTCACCGCGCTGACCGGGGACGTCCGGCCGTTCCGGCCGTACCAGGTGAAGTCCGGGCAGTGGCTGGACTTCGGCACCGCGCCGATGATGGCACCACGGCTGGTGCTCAACGAGGAGGCGGCCAAGGGCTTCACCCGCTACCAGGTGCCGGCCGAGATGCGGGTACCGGGCGCGACCGCCAACCTGACGCCGCGGTTCGTCGGCGTGATCAAGGACGGCGACGCGTCGCCGCACGCGTACCTGCGTCTCGACGAGCTCACCAGCTGGCTTCCGCTGGCCCGGCTCGGCGACCCGAACACGATGGGCGACATCCAGGTCGCGATGGCCGCCGGCACCCCCGTCGAACCGGTCCTGATCGCCAAACTCACCGGCCTGGGCGCGCAGGGCCTCGCCGCCGAGACCATCAACACCCGCAAACAGATGAAGGACCAGCTCAACCTGCTCCGCCTGATCTTCCTGGCGATGGCCGGCCTGGTCCTGGTGATCGGCGCGGCCGGCGTCCTGAACGTCGGCCTGGCCACGGTCGGCGAGCGCATCGAGGAGTTCGCGCTGCGCCGCGCGGTCGGCACCCCACGGGCGGTCCTGGCCGGCATCGTCCTCGCGGAGACCCTGCTCACCGGCCTGCTGACCGCCGCCCTGGCGATCGGGCTGAGCGTGGCCGGGCTCAAGGTGCTCTCGGCGGTCCTCGGCTCGTCCGAACCCTTCCTGCAGAACGTCGAGTTCCCCTGGTCAGCCGGCGTCTCCGGGATCGTCGCCGGCCTGGTCGCGGGGATCCTGGGCGGCTTCGTCCCGGCCCTGCGAGCCGCCCGCATCCCCATCGCCACCGTGATGCGAGCCTGA
- a CDS encoding ABC transporter ATP-binding protein → MSELIELTGITKVLKGQEQPRTILDGVDLTVRAGESVAIVGRSGSGKSTLLSVLGLFDRPDSGSYLLNGRDISRLPERHAAKLRSSHFGFVFQRFFLLKHLTAAQNVAMALINGQGWLPRRERRARVMHALDQVGIAHLAKNRPAKMSGGEQQRVAIARALVREPQILLADEPTGALDIETGTVVIDALLEATTRGCALILVTHDRDHAARMGRTVDLEAGVLSERVLA, encoded by the coding sequence ATGAGCGAGCTGATCGAACTCACCGGCATCACCAAGGTGCTCAAGGGTCAGGAGCAGCCGCGCACCATCCTCGACGGCGTCGACCTGACCGTCCGGGCCGGGGAGAGCGTCGCCATCGTCGGCCGCTCCGGTTCCGGCAAGAGCACCCTGCTCAGCGTCCTCGGCCTGTTCGACCGGCCGGACTCCGGCAGCTACCTGCTCAACGGCCGGGACATCAGCCGGCTGCCCGAGCGGCACGCCGCCAAGCTGCGCAGCTCGCACTTCGGCTTCGTCTTCCAGCGGTTCTTCCTGCTCAAGCACCTGACCGCCGCACAGAACGTGGCGATGGCCCTGATCAACGGCCAGGGCTGGCTGCCCCGCCGGGAACGCCGCGCCCGGGTCATGCACGCCCTCGACCAGGTCGGCATCGCCCACCTGGCGAAAAACCGGCCGGCCAAGATGTCCGGCGGTGAGCAGCAGCGGGTGGCGATCGCCCGCGCCCTGGTGCGCGAGCCGCAGATCCTGCTCGCCGACGAGCCGACCGGCGCGCTCGACATCGAGACCGGCACCGTCGTGATCGACGCGCTGCTCGAGGCGACCACCCGGGGCTGCGCACTGATCCTGGTCACCCACGACCGGGACCACGCCGCTCGGATGGGCCGCACGGTCGACCTGGAGGCCGGCGTGCTCAGTGAGCGGGTGCTCGCATGA
- a CDS encoding efflux RND transporter periplasmic adaptor subunit, giving the protein MAGCTSGGDETSTPGLADRGTVLTTVQPTRQDLTNQVSLTGKVTINPVFGIVAPADGELRWVVRVPSKTPVSSPEWVASVWHDDFPRRVEIPKGATFAGRLMEDHAEVTKGMPVVSAQHAGYGIVAEIGSDQAYRISGAVKTVQAQIKNGPGPFRCKTLGTIAALPAGTVPEPAATTASPAPDASAPAADPAAGDSGSTGGSEPTGMRLVCVPPASVKLINGADVTLEVITGRATNALVLPVEAVAGAQGRGKVDVVTGEEHTRKTVDVVLGLSDGKVVQITKGLRGDETIAIPGPNLPTVAPTGGNPVG; this is encoded by the coding sequence ATGGCCGGCTGCACCTCCGGCGGTGACGAGACCTCGACGCCCGGGCTGGCCGATCGGGGCACCGTGCTGACCACGGTCCAGCCCACCCGCCAGGACCTGACCAACCAGGTCAGCCTCACCGGCAAGGTCACCATCAACCCGGTCTTCGGGATCGTCGCACCGGCCGACGGCGAGCTGCGCTGGGTCGTCCGAGTGCCGTCCAAGACGCCGGTGAGCAGCCCGGAGTGGGTGGCCAGCGTCTGGCACGACGACTTCCCGCGCCGGGTGGAGATCCCCAAGGGGGCCACCTTCGCCGGCCGGCTGATGGAGGACCACGCCGAGGTCACCAAGGGCATGCCGGTGGTGTCCGCGCAGCACGCCGGGTACGGCATCGTCGCGGAGATCGGCAGTGACCAGGCGTACCGGATCTCCGGCGCGGTCAAGACCGTCCAGGCGCAGATCAAGAACGGTCCCGGGCCGTTCAGGTGCAAGACGCTCGGCACCATCGCCGCGCTGCCGGCCGGCACCGTGCCCGAGCCGGCCGCCACCACCGCGTCGCCGGCTCCGGACGCGTCGGCGCCGGCCGCCGACCCGGCGGCGGGGGACAGCGGCAGCACCGGCGGGTCGGAACCGACGGGCATGCGCTTGGTCTGTGTTCCGCCGGCCAGCGTCAAACTGATCAACGGTGCCGACGTCACCCTCGAAGTGATCACCGGCCGCGCCACGAACGCGCTGGTCCTGCCGGTCGAGGCGGTCGCCGGCGCGCAGGGCCGGGGCAAGGTCGACGTGGTCACCGGGGAGGAGCACACCCGCAAGACCGTCGACGTGGTGCTCGGCCTCTCCGACGGCAAGGTCGTCCAGATCACGAAGGGCCTGCGCGGCGACGAGACGATAGCGATCCCCGGCCCGAACCTGCCCACCGTCGCCCCGACCGGCGGGAACCCGGTCGGATGA
- a CDS encoding ATP-grasp domain-containing protein has product MLLVPGDVLRPRRPDEHFAGEAAAARAAGIEVAVIDHDALVRGDPGDAAVARVPAGADAVYRGWMLPAPRYRALADALVRRGTSLRTTPRQYRRAHELPGWYPAAAGHTPESVWTTGDARADFVAACAGLGSGAAVLRDYTKSMKHYWSEAAYLPDVTDTEAAWRVASRFRELRESEFTGGFVLRRFEDFTGAEVRTWWIGGECRLATAHPDTPDEHPPADLDVSAFAGLMRTVDLPFVTADLARRGDGEWRVVEIGDGQVSDLPRSTPPGELIAALDRDGTAS; this is encoded by the coding sequence ATGTTGCTGGTACCCGGGGACGTTCTGCGGCCGCGCCGCCCCGACGAGCACTTCGCCGGTGAGGCGGCGGCTGCCCGGGCGGCCGGGATCGAGGTCGCCGTGATCGACCACGATGCCCTCGTCCGGGGCGATCCGGGGGACGCGGCGGTGGCCCGGGTGCCGGCCGGCGCGGACGCGGTCTATCGCGGCTGGATGCTGCCCGCCCCGCGGTATCGGGCGCTGGCCGATGCCCTGGTCCGGCGCGGGACATCCCTGCGCACCACCCCGCGGCAGTATCGGCGGGCGCACGAACTGCCCGGCTGGTACCCGGCGGCGGCCGGGCACACGCCGGAGTCGGTGTGGACGACCGGCGACGCCCGGGCGGACTTCGTGGCGGCGTGCGCGGGGCTGGGCTCCGGGGCGGCGGTGCTGCGGGACTACACCAAGTCGATGAAGCACTACTGGTCGGAGGCGGCGTACCTGCCGGACGTCACGGACACCGAGGCGGCATGGCGGGTGGCGAGCCGGTTCCGGGAGTTACGGGAGAGCGAGTTCACCGGCGGGTTCGTGCTGCGCCGCTTCGAGGACTTCACCGGGGCCGAGGTGCGCACGTGGTGGATCGGCGGCGAGTGCCGGCTGGCGACCGCGCACCCGGACACGCCGGACGAGCACCCGCCGGCGGATCTGGACGTGTCGGCGTTCGCGGGGCTCATGCGTACGGTCGATCTGCCCTTTGTCACAGCGGACCTGGCCCGCCGCGGCGACGGTGAGTGGCGCGTGGTGGAGATCGGCGACGGGCAGGTCAGCGACCTTCCGCGGTCCACCCCACCGGGCGAGTTGATCGCCGCACTGGACCGCGACGGTACGGCGTCGTGA
- a CDS encoding permease-like cell division protein FtsX, giving the protein MRWRYLLAETVIVLRRNVLMTLAALVTVTVALTLLAGSLLLYLEVGSMQRAHHHVDVTVQLRPDVREGQRATIAAALRSSPSVVAIRFESGREALKRFQDQWGSAHDALEEARRQLTDSFQVQLADSGQYDTLVARLGSQPGIQRVIDQRHDVDSASAHLSSIRTGAVVVSLLMTLAAAVLVGNMSRVAAHVRRSEFSVMRLVGASNWYIQAPFVLGSALIGISASLLGLAALKIGKSLFVDVYSQEFLLLFTPLPKNTVLLMVPLMAAIGATMTGAMALIASRSLLRSQRREPWAMV; this is encoded by the coding sequence ATGCGCTGGAGATACCTGCTTGCCGAAACGGTTATCGTCCTACGGCGCAACGTCCTGATGACCCTTGCAGCGCTGGTAACGGTTACCGTGGCTCTGACCCTGCTGGCCGGCAGTCTTCTGCTGTACCTCGAAGTCGGTTCGATGCAACGCGCGCACCATCACGTTGATGTCACGGTGCAGCTGCGTCCGGATGTTCGGGAGGGGCAGCGCGCCACCATCGCCGCCGCGTTGCGGTCGAGCCCTTCGGTTGTCGCCATCCGGTTCGAGAGTGGCCGGGAGGCGTTGAAACGCTTTCAGGACCAGTGGGGCAGTGCGCATGACGCACTCGAGGAAGCGCGGCGGCAGCTCACGGATTCGTTCCAGGTTCAGCTCGCGGATTCCGGGCAATACGACACCCTCGTCGCGCGGCTGGGCAGTCAGCCGGGCATCCAGCGCGTCATCGATCAACGTCATGACGTGGACAGTGCCTCGGCCCATCTCTCCAGTATTCGGACGGGCGCCGTCGTGGTGTCATTGCTCATGACGCTTGCGGCGGCGGTCCTGGTGGGCAACATGAGCCGGGTCGCTGCGCATGTCAGGCGGAGTGAATTCTCTGTAATGCGGCTTGTCGGCGCATCGAACTGGTATATACAGGCACCCTTCGTGCTCGGGTCGGCCCTCATAGGCATCTCTGCCTCACTGCTCGGACTTGCCGCTTTGAAGATCGGGAAGTCGCTTTTTGTGGATGTTTATTCTCAAGAGTTCTTGCTGTTGTTCACCCCGCTGCCGAAGAACACCGTTTTGCTCATGGTGCCGTTGATGGCGGCCATCGGCGCAACCATGACGGGCGCCATGGCCCTGATTGCCAGTCGCTCACTTCTTCGATCGCAGCGACGCGAACCTTGGGCAATGGTTTGA
- a CDS encoding nuclear transport factor 2 family protein — MADLVLRFEWCYDTRNYQALEDMLTEDAVMDHVWGYREGRSAVLTMLREWEYANAGLRHQGINLVVWGEPDGTAGAMSFLYGVTMRGPITGGSAGEGPVFERPAGHGLVTDRFRRGSDGIWRMTRRTIDQMYLDAEFVPDAAVREWFALSAEQRQAYPDKPAGWLPDAA, encoded by the coding sequence GTGGCCGACCTGGTTCTGCGATTCGAGTGGTGTTACGACACACGCAATTACCAGGCGCTGGAGGACATGCTCACCGAGGACGCGGTGATGGACCACGTCTGGGGCTACCGGGAGGGCCGGTCCGCCGTGCTCACCATGCTGCGCGAGTGGGAGTACGCCAACGCCGGCCTGCGCCACCAGGGGATCAACCTGGTCGTCTGGGGCGAGCCGGACGGCACCGCGGGAGCCATGAGCTTCCTGTACGGCGTCACCATGCGTGGCCCGATCACCGGCGGGTCCGCCGGCGAGGGGCCGGTCTTCGAGCGGCCGGCCGGGCACGGGCTGGTGACCGATCGGTTCCGCCGGGGGTCCGACGGGATCTGGCGGATGACCCGCCGGACCATCGACCAGATGTACCTGGACGCCGAGTTCGTGCCGGACGCCGCGGTGCGCGAATGGTTCGCGCTCTCCGCCGAGCAGCGCCAGGCGTACCCGGACAAGCCGGCGGGGTGGCTGCCGGACGCGGCCTGA
- a CDS encoding SDR family NAD(P)-dependent oxidoreductase → MQTVLITGATDGLGRALAAHLAATGATILVHGRDDARGKDTLAEIAAKTGNEKLFWYRADLSDFDQVRRLADTVSREHDHLTALVSNAGIGTTVPGGGVRQENADGYELRFTVNYLSGFLLTHLLRPLLVASAPSRIVQVSSAGQAPIDFDDVMLTRDYSGVQAYCQSKLAQIMFTFDLAEQLSGTGVTANALHPATYMPTKIVANPVSELADGVHATGRLVTDPALANVTGRYFNGTREERAHEQAYDVAARTRLRRLSGELTGISPE, encoded by the coding sequence ATGCAGACAGTACTCATCACCGGCGCCACCGACGGTCTCGGCCGCGCTCTGGCGGCACACCTGGCCGCTACCGGCGCGACCATCCTGGTGCACGGCCGTGACGACGCCCGGGGCAAGGACACGCTGGCGGAGATCGCGGCGAAGACCGGGAACGAGAAGCTGTTCTGGTATCGCGCCGACCTGTCCGACTTCGACCAGGTCCGGCGGCTCGCGGACACCGTCTCCCGGGAACACGACCATCTCACGGCGCTGGTGAGCAACGCCGGCATCGGCACCACCGTGCCCGGCGGCGGGGTGCGCCAGGAGAACGCCGACGGATACGAGCTGCGATTCACCGTCAATTACCTGTCCGGTTTCCTGCTGACCCATCTGCTGCGGCCACTGCTGGTCGCGTCGGCGCCGAGCCGGATCGTGCAGGTGTCGTCGGCGGGACAGGCGCCCATCGATTTCGACGATGTCATGCTCACTCGTGATTACAGCGGCGTGCAGGCGTACTGCCAGAGCAAATTGGCGCAGATCATGTTCACCTTCGATCTCGCCGAGCAATTGTCCGGGACCGGTGTGACGGCCAATGCGTTGCATCCGGCGACGTACATGCCGACGAAGATCGTGGCAAATCCGGTGAGCGAACTGGCCGACGGTGTGCACGCGACCGGCCGGCTGGTCACCGACCCGGCCCTGGCGAACGTGACCGGCCGGTACTTCAACGGGACCCGCGAGGAGCGGGCCCACGAGCAGGCGTACGACGTGGCGGCCCGGACCCGGCTGCGCCGGCTCTCGGGGGAGCTGACCGGCATTTCCCCGGAGTGA
- a CDS encoding MFS transporter has product MTILDFFIVNVAIPSIQEDLRANAAEIQLVVAGYGLAYAIGLITGGRLGDIVGRRRMFAIGLLAFVLSSAACGLAPTATMLVAARVLQGLSAAMLFPQVLSILNVTYTGRDRAPAFTAFGVTLGLAAVCGQLIGGLLIYADVLGLSWRSCFLINVPVGLAALALTRPLVPESRSDTARKLDLGGVALSTVGLVLLLFPLVQGRQAGWPAWAFVSLALSVVVLALFVRYEWRLAARGGAPLVEPKLFGESSFVAGITIVLAFYAGLASLFLVLAVYLQEGERFDALRAGVTFVPLAVGFFLTSVNATRLAKLFGRQALAIGAVLMALSYAVLIPVVGSAGAHVSGWSLAPGLLLNGLGEGAVMGPIIALVLAGVKPEYAGSASGVLTTVQQIAGALGVAVIGIIFYGALGTHPQGATVYAHAFQRGMVYTLVLVVLVAVLVQFLPKADRAAGS; this is encoded by the coding sequence ATGACCATTCTCGATTTCTTCATCGTGAACGTGGCTATTCCCTCCATTCAGGAGGACCTGCGGGCGAACGCCGCGGAGATCCAGCTGGTGGTCGCCGGCTACGGCCTGGCGTACGCGATCGGACTGATCACCGGTGGCCGGCTGGGCGACATCGTCGGCCGGCGACGGATGTTCGCCATCGGGCTGCTCGCCTTCGTGCTCAGCTCGGCGGCCTGCGGCCTGGCCCCCACCGCCACGATGCTCGTGGCGGCCCGGGTCCTGCAGGGACTGAGCGCGGCGATGCTGTTCCCGCAAGTGCTCTCGATCCTCAACGTCACCTACACCGGCCGGGACCGGGCGCCCGCGTTCACCGCGTTCGGCGTGACACTGGGGCTGGCCGCGGTCTGCGGCCAGCTGATCGGCGGCCTGCTGATCTACGCGGACGTGCTGGGACTCTCCTGGCGCAGCTGCTTCCTGATCAACGTGCCGGTCGGCCTGGCCGCCCTCGCGCTGACCCGTCCGCTGGTGCCGGAGTCGCGGTCGGACACCGCGCGCAAGCTGGACCTCGGTGGCGTCGCGCTGAGCACCGTCGGCCTGGTGCTGCTGCTGTTCCCGCTGGTGCAGGGCCGGCAGGCGGGCTGGCCCGCGTGGGCGTTCGTCAGCCTGGCCCTGTCGGTGGTGGTCCTCGCCCTGTTCGTCCGCTACGAGTGGCGGCTGGCCGCCCGCGGCGGCGCCCCGCTGGTGGAGCCGAAGCTGTTCGGGGAGAGCTCCTTCGTCGCCGGCATCACCATCGTGCTCGCCTTCTACGCCGGCCTGGCCTCGCTCTTCCTGGTGCTGGCGGTGTACCTGCAGGAGGGCGAGCGGTTCGACGCGCTGCGCGCCGGAGTGACCTTCGTGCCGCTGGCCGTCGGCTTCTTCCTCACCTCGGTGAACGCCACCCGGCTGGCGAAGCTCTTCGGACGCCAGGCGCTGGCCATCGGCGCCGTCCTGATGGCGCTCAGCTACGCCGTGCTCATCCCGGTGGTCGGTTCGGCCGGCGCGCACGTCAGCGGCTGGTCGCTGGCCCCCGGCCTGCTGCTCAACGGGCTGGGCGAGGGCGCCGTGATGGGCCCGATCATCGCGCTCGTGCTGGCCGGGGTGAAACCCGAGTACGCGGGTTCGGCCTCCGGCGTGCTCACCACCGTGCAGCAGATCGCCGGCGCGCTGGGCGTGGCGGTCATCGGGATCATCTTCTACGGCGCGCTGGGCACCCACCCGCAAGGTGCCACCGTGTACGCCCACGCCTTCCAGCGCGGCATGGTCTACACCCTCGTCCTCGTGGTGCTGGTGGCGGTCCTGGTGCAGTTCCTCCCCAAAGCCGACCGGGCCGCCGGTTCGTGA